A region from the Canis lupus dingo isolate Sandy chromosome X, ASM325472v2, whole genome shotgun sequence genome encodes:
- the LOC112654567 gene encoding transcription factor SPT20 homolog, which translates to MQQAVERALDRADYVIASAQQRPPKRKCSSSGAASLFEKLYDIYVEECGKEPEATEELRSNANLLEKLVRRESLACLVVNLHPGGEGYSLMLEGKQGSCSETIRLPYEEGELLEYLDAEELPPALVDLLEQSQVNIFHCGCVIAQVRDYRQCSHGEPAGYQTRHVLLRPTMQTLACDMQSITSDGQQWTEEEKLLLESQLILATAEPLCLDPSLSVACAANRLLYNKQKMNTRPMKRSFRRYSAPSLTRQQELSQYLPPPELRVLTSFKKSKESKTSENSDFIISKADYSVDTWKQRPCDLAIPSEVDVQKYVKWEKFVKYDNSKSTVLPAHEVKDDSVFGYEGGDESQTTKATFMKSLNDPLISGKRKRRKKVRNERPMSPPHPSTDDHSNNVLPGSKSDTEVVIIQSEVLVHQKAQCPVTTSSYSSSGSASPSRLPPEKETEQPKILSFQSSVLGKGVRHPSTTIKLPSSSGKNLSGDSFTPLQGSSFLKSPSPVLASKLPGLSQKSSTDVIRVTMLPPASLSTTSSSQRPLAPQVTADSSGQNIIKVVGPRYGVQALGSGSGSGQGSTSGTTAPSGTKPSSLPSGAQPPQAPSQVGVQFILKIASNIRPVTVLQLPESSLLLNTQQQPQQQWLYQLIPQQPQQPTTSSQQPTTSCPQQPVPQGSSAEGSSGQRAASSAQQDIVLNLPGAGSFLQPQAAVVVPLGSVESQKTSEQSHPGQTVQLSPASQPQPKQQVQLRILQGPVAVATAVAQTAQLHPLSEQTANQSKGKMKRSTSTTPES; encoded by the exons ATGCAGCAGGCCGTAGAACGAGCTCTGGACCGTGCGGACTATGTCATCGCGAGTGCCCAGCAGAGGCCTCCTAAAAGGAAATGCTCGTCGAGTGGGGCAGCCTCTCTGTTTGAAAAGCTCTATGACATCTACGTGGAAGAGTGTGGGAAAGAGCCCGAGGCTACGGAGGAACTGAGAAGCAACGCGAACTTGTTAGAGAAGCTGGTTAGGAGAGAGTCGTTGGCGTGTTTAGTGGTCAACCTACACCCAGGAGGGGAGGGATATTCGCTGATGCTGGAGGGGAAGCAGGGCTCCTGCTCGGAGACCATTCGGCTGCCTTACGAGGAAGGCGAGCTGCTCGAATACCTGGATGCTGAAGAGTTGCCTCCTGCCCTGGTGGATCTCCTGGAACAATCTCAGGTTAACATTTTCCACTGTGGGTGTGTCATAGCACAGGTACGGGACTACAGGCAGTGCAGCCACGGGGAGCCTGCCGGCTACCAGACCAGGCACGTTCTCCTGCGCCCCACGATGCAGACCTTAGCCTGCGACATGCAGTCCATAACCAGCGACGGCCAGCAGTGGACCGAGGAAGAGAAACTGTTGCTTGAGAGCCAGCTGATCTTGGCCACCGCCGAACCCCTGTGTCTTGACCCTTCTCTGTCAGTAGCCTGCGCTGCAAACAGGCTGCTCTATAACAAGCAGAAGATGAACACTCGCCCGATGAAAAGGAGCTTCAGGAGGTATTCCGCACCCTCTCTGACTCGCCAGCAGGAGCTGTCTCAATACCTACCTCCTCCTGAGCTGAGAGTATTGACTTCtttcaaaaaaagcaaagaaagtaaaacaagtgAGAATTCTGACTTCATAATTTCTAAAGCAGATTATTCTGTAGATACGTGGAAACAGAGACCCTGTGACTTGGCCATCCCTTCTGAAGTGGATGTGCAGAAATATGTCAAATGGGAGAAGTTTGTTAAATATGATAACTCAAAATCAACAGTCTTGCCAGCCCATGAGGTAAAAGATGATTCTGTATTTGGATATGAAGGTGGTGATGAGTCTCAGACAACAAAGGCAACCTTCATGAAGTCGCTAAATGATCCACTTATCTCTGGAAAAAGAAAGCGACgtaaaaaagtcagaaatgagaGACCGATGTCTCCTCCACACCCTTCCACAGATGACCATTCAAATAATGTGCTTCCTGGGTCCAAGAGTGATACTGAGGTTGTAATCATTCAGTCAGAGGTCTTGGTCCATCAGAAGGCCCAGTGTCCGGTCACCACGTCATCATACAGCTCCAGTGGATCAGCCAGCCCCAGCAGACTTCctccagagaaagaaacagaacagcCTAAGATCTTGTCCTTTCAGTCTTCAGTCCTGGGGAAGGGAGTCAGACATCCATCTACAACCATCAAACTTCCCTCGAGCTCAGGAAAGAATTTGTCAGGTGACAGTTTTACTCCATTGCAAGGAAGCAGCTTTCTTAAATCTCCATCTCCTGTTCTTGCTTCTAAGCTACCAGGTCTTTCCCAG AAATCATCTACGGATGTGATTCGAGTTACCATGCTTCCTCCAGCCTCTTTGTCCACTACCAGCTCATCACAAAGACCTCTGGCCCCCCAAG TCACAGCCGACTCCAGTGGCCAAAACATCATCAAAGTGGTGGGCCCTCGTTATGGAGTCCAGGCTTTGGGGAGTGGATCTGGTTCTGGGCAAGGCTCTACCTCTGGGACCACAGCTCCTTCGGGAACCAAGCCCAGTAGCCTGCCTTCGGGAGCTCAGCCACCACAGGCTCCTTCTCAAGTAggtgttcaatttattttaaaaattgcctcaAATATTAGGCCAGTAACTGTACTCCAGCTTCCAGAAAGTTCTCTCCTTTTGAACACCCAGCAGCAGCCTCAGCAACAGTGGCTTTATCAGTTGATTCCACAACAACCTCAGCAACCCACTACTTCTAGTCAACAGCCCACAACTTCCTGTCCTCAGCAGCCAGTGCCACAGGGTTCAAGTGCAGAAGGTTCATCTGGTCAGAGAGCAGCCTCATCTGCTCAGCAAGACATTGTCCTTAACCTCCCTGGAGCAGGAAGTTTTCTGCAGCCCCAGGCAGCAGTGGTGGTGCCTTTAGGCTCTGTGGAGAGCCAGAAAACATCGGAGCAGAGCCATCCTGGGCAAACAGTACAGCTGTCCCCTGCCTCACAGCCACAGCCCAAGCAGCAGGTACAGTTGAGAATTTTGCAGGGCCCAGTGGCTGTGGCAACTGCAGTCGCCCAGACAGCTCAGCTACATCCACTTAGTGAGCAGACAGCAAACCAGTCAAAAGGTAAAATGAAGAGAAGCACATCAACTACTCCAGAATCCTAG